A genome region from Arachis duranensis cultivar V14167 chromosome 8, aradu.V14167.gnm2.J7QH, whole genome shotgun sequence includes the following:
- the LOC107462269 gene encoding uncharacterized protein LOC107462269, translating into MYSSFEISGIVTNRLNNLKVLVIFDNVNQLEELEELVIKSLCARSRVIITGLSNLQYLDLKRCKSSSTVLSLLEISQGLVKREHKTHEVELVAKNTKDPSHFGCGFDIVVPVSVFPEWFSHQFKGDSIIRVAESNVNGNWIGFAFCASFKAKAKAPLTLQHPFYLSFETEEAEETFNLPLGLDMDMDKIDTSEHLFRLSTCVKE; encoded by the exons TTGAGATATCCGGGATTGTAACAAATAGGCTGAATAATTTAAAGGTTCTTGTGATTTTTGACAATGTCAATCAATTAGAAGAACTAGAGGAGTTGGTTATAAAGTCACTTTGTGCAAGAAGTAGAGTAATCATAACAGGGCTATCAAATCTTCAATACCTTGATCTTAAACGGTGCAAAAGTTCATCAACGGTTCTGAGTCTATTGGAGATCTCCCAAGGCTTAG TTAAGCGGGAGCATAAAACTCATGAAGTTGAACTTGTTGCCAAGAATACAAAA GATCCCAGTCACTTCGGATGCGGCTTTGACATTGTTGTTCCAGTTAGTGTCTTTCCAGAATGGTTCAGTCATCAATTTAAAGGTGACTCTATAATAAGGGTAGCAGAGTCCAATGTGAATGGCAACTGGATTGGCTTTGCCTTTTGCGCATCCTTTAAGGCAAAGGCAAAAGCTCCATTAACTTTGCAGCATcccttctatctttcctttgaAACTGAAGAGGCAGAAGAAACCTTCAACCTGCCACTTGGTTTGGACATGGACATGGACAAGATTGACACCTCAGAGCATCTCTTTCGTTTATCTACGTGCGTCAAAGAGTAG